A DNA window from Paraburkholderia sp. IMGN_8 contains the following coding sequences:
- a CDS encoding aldehyde dehydrogenase, translating to MQRFEMYINGESRQSTSGEWFDTENPFTGETWAQIAKGSGTDVDRAVQAAHAAFSTGPWSQMSPSQRGLLLHRVGDLIARDARRLAELEVRDNGKLMAEMLGQCQYLPQWYYYFGGLADKIQGAVIPLDKKGYFNFTRNEPLGVVAAITPWNSPLLLATWKIAPALAAGCTVVIKPSEFTSASTIEFAKLFTEAGFPPGVVNVVTGFGRDVGSPLVEHPLVKKITFTGADSTGRAINEAAARQFKHVSLELGGKSPNIVFQDADLEDAVNGAVSGIFAATGQTCIAGSRLLLQESIYDTFVEKLLTLARTAKMGDPSSMDTQVGPVTTRPQYQKVLSYIETAKQEGATLLLGGKPGSAPECGNGWFVEPTIFGDVNNQMRIAQEEVFGPILSIIKFKDEDEAVALANDVRFGLGSGVWTKDIGRSIRVAEKLQAGMVWVNSYRAVSYMSPFGGYKDSGLGRENGIDAIREYLQTKSVWINTGVKTANPFVMR from the coding sequence ATGCAACGATTTGAGATGTACATCAACGGCGAATCACGCCAGTCAACTTCGGGCGAATGGTTCGATACGGAAAATCCGTTCACGGGAGAAACCTGGGCGCAGATTGCAAAAGGCAGCGGGACCGACGTCGATCGAGCTGTGCAAGCGGCGCACGCCGCATTCAGTACAGGACCATGGTCACAGATGTCTCCGAGCCAGCGAGGCCTGCTGCTTCATCGGGTCGGCGACCTGATCGCGCGGGACGCCAGGCGGCTTGCCGAGCTCGAAGTTCGGGACAACGGCAAGCTCATGGCGGAAATGCTTGGCCAGTGCCAGTATCTGCCCCAGTGGTATTACTATTTTGGCGGCCTGGCGGACAAGATTCAGGGCGCCGTCATTCCGCTCGACAAGAAAGGATATTTCAATTTCACGCGCAATGAGCCGCTGGGTGTCGTCGCCGCAATCACGCCGTGGAATTCGCCGCTTTTGCTAGCCACATGGAAGATTGCACCCGCGTTGGCCGCAGGTTGCACGGTTGTGATCAAACCGTCCGAGTTCACGTCGGCGTCCACGATCGAGTTTGCGAAGCTCTTCACCGAAGCCGGCTTTCCGCCGGGCGTAGTGAACGTTGTGACCGGATTCGGTAGGGACGTAGGCTCGCCTTTAGTTGAACATCCCCTCGTCAAGAAGATCACGTTCACCGGGGCGGATTCCACTGGCCGCGCGATCAACGAGGCGGCAGCACGTCAGTTCAAACACGTTAGTCTCGAACTCGGCGGCAAGTCGCCCAACATCGTGTTCCAGGATGCCGACCTGGAAGACGCAGTGAATGGCGCGGTTTCCGGCATCTTCGCCGCGACCGGACAGACCTGTATTGCCGGTTCGCGGCTGTTGTTGCAGGAGAGCATCTACGACACCTTCGTCGAAAAACTTCTGACGCTGGCACGGACCGCAAAAATGGGTGATCCATCTAGTATGGATACACAGGTCGGGCCGGTAACAACACGTCCGCAATACCAGAAGGTCCTGTCCTACATTGAAACCGCGAAGCAGGAAGGCGCGACGTTGCTGCTCGGCGGAAAGCCCGGCAGCGCACCCGAATGTGGTAACGGCTGGTTCGTCGAGCCGACCATTTTCGGTGACGTCAACAACCAGATGCGGATCGCGCAGGAAGAAGTCTTTGGCCCCATCCTGTCGATCATCAAGTTCAAGGACGAAGACGAGGCGGTCGCACTTGCGAACGACGTGCGCTTCGGACTTGGCTCAGGCGTCTGGACTAAGGATATTGGCCGGTCCATTCGCGTCGCTGAGAAGCTGCAAGCCGGCATGGTCTGGGTGAACAGCTATCGCGCGGTGAGCTACATGTCGCCGTTCGGTGGCTACAAGGATTCTGGGCTTGGCCGCGAGAATGGTATCGACGCGATCCGCGAGTATCTGCAAACGAAGAGCGTCTGGATCAATACGGGGGTCAAGACTGCAAACCCGTTCGTCATGAGATAA
- a CDS encoding VOC family protein has protein sequence MEKLPMFQKLHHICIVVRDIEKAVKYYESIGVGPWTNFPPMDAYELDGYDRPAFLKMRYKFANIDNAQLQLCQPGDGDTPQRRFLDSRGEGVFHLGFSVESCDKAEEQAASAGLDVLARGRLDDRSGFTYFKTVNEGAGVTLEVRAPSTKAVQCIKS, from the coding sequence ATGGAAAAGCTGCCCATGTTTCAGAAGCTGCACCACATCTGCATCGTGGTTCGTGACATTGAGAAGGCCGTGAAGTATTACGAGTCGATTGGCGTCGGACCGTGGACTAATTTTCCGCCGATGGATGCGTACGAACTGGACGGCTACGATCGTCCGGCCTTTCTGAAGATGCGTTATAAGTTCGCGAACATCGACAACGCCCAGTTGCAGCTTTGCCAGCCGGGAGATGGAGACACGCCGCAACGACGGTTCCTGGACTCGCGCGGCGAGGGCGTTTTTCATCTCGGCTTCTCCGTCGAGAGTTGTGACAAGGCGGAGGAACAGGCAGCGAGCGCCGGACTGGATGTCCTGGCACGCGGGCGTCTCGATGATCGAAGCGGCTTCACGTACTTCAAGACGGTCAACGAAGGCGCTGGAGTCACGTTGGAGGTTCGGGCACCGAGTACCAAGGCAGTTCAATGTATCAAGTCCTGA
- a CDS encoding CoA ester lyase: MADLAPRSYLFVPGNRPDRFAKAAASGVDVVVIDLEDAVPPTEKKIARAALAEWLSTNSAPVAVRVNDVNSEWFRDDIAVCRAPSVSAVMLPKTERIDDIFLCEFAGKPTDILPMIETAQGFRNVVAIAQHRLTTRLVFGNVDFQLDLGIDGDDEQLLYFRSQIVFASRIGNLLPPVDGVSTTLDDPEQITRDTIRAKRLGFGAKLCIHPRQVAAVNAAFVPSEKDVEWAHRVVEGAAASHGAAVAVDGRMVDRPVILKAQEILAESQRRVPVGA; the protein is encoded by the coding sequence ATGGCTGACCTTGCACCCCGCTCCTATCTCTTCGTGCCCGGCAATCGACCGGACAGATTTGCCAAGGCGGCTGCGTCGGGCGTCGATGTGGTCGTTATCGATCTGGAGGATGCAGTGCCTCCCACCGAGAAGAAGATCGCTCGGGCGGCCCTCGCCGAGTGGCTGTCGACAAACAGCGCGCCAGTCGCCGTGCGGGTAAATGACGTGAACAGCGAGTGGTTTCGCGACGACATCGCAGTATGCCGAGCGCCATCCGTCTCCGCCGTCATGCTGCCCAAGACGGAACGCATCGACGATATCTTCCTGTGCGAGTTCGCCGGCAAGCCGACCGACATCCTGCCTATGATCGAAACTGCCCAGGGCTTTCGGAATGTGGTCGCTATCGCCCAGCACCGGCTGACCACCCGGCTCGTATTCGGCAATGTGGATTTCCAGCTCGACCTCGGCATTGACGGCGACGATGAGCAGCTCCTGTACTTCCGCTCACAGATCGTCTTCGCCTCTCGCATCGGCAATCTGCTTCCACCGGTGGACGGGGTCAGTACCACGCTCGACGATCCCGAGCAGATCACGCGCGACACGATTCGTGCAAAGCGGCTCGGCTTCGGCGCCAAGCTTTGTATTCATCCCCGGCAGGTGGCTGCGGTCAATGCTGCGTTCGTCCCCAGCGAGAAGGATGTCGAATGGGCGCACCGGGTTGTCGAAGGCGCAGCCGCATCCCACGGCGCGGCCGTTGCGGTGGACGGCCGCATGGTCGACCGGCCGGTCATTTTAAAGGCCCAGGAAATCCTCGCAGAGTCCCAGCGACGTGTGCCCGTTGGCGCCTGA
- a CDS encoding CaiB/BaiF CoA-transferase family protein — MKPLDGVKVITLEHAIAAPFCTRQLADLGARVIKIERPGVGDFARAYDERVHGMASHFVWCNRSKESLTLDVKAPQAQGIFERLLEDTDVLVQNLAPGAAARLGLSYEALHDKYPRLIVCDISGYGSDGPYRDKKAYDLLIQSESGFLSITGGPDSPAKAGCSIADIAAGMYAYTNILSALLQRSKTGLGREIDVSMLESMVEWMTYPLYYAFDGASPPPRAGAAHATIYPYGPFPAGDAKTVMLGLQNEREWGVFCAQVLLEPELAIDPRFSSNSKRVAAREVLREIIVAAFSKLTSEEVISRLDAAQIANARMNDMPDVWSHPQLKERNRWVNIDSPAGVIPTLLPPGVSTASDVRLDAVPALGQHTEALLNELGFSTDAIRELREAAVI; from the coding sequence ATGAAACCGCTGGACGGCGTGAAGGTCATCACCCTCGAACACGCGATTGCAGCACCGTTTTGTACCCGTCAACTTGCGGATCTTGGCGCACGCGTGATCAAGATCGAACGCCCAGGTGTCGGGGACTTTGCGCGTGCCTACGATGAGCGCGTGCACGGCATGGCCTCGCACTTTGTATGGTGCAACCGATCGAAGGAGAGCCTCACGCTAGACGTCAAGGCCCCGCAAGCGCAGGGGATTTTCGAGCGCCTGCTTGAGGACACCGACGTGCTGGTGCAGAACCTGGCACCCGGCGCCGCGGCGCGACTGGGTCTGTCGTATGAAGCGTTGCATGACAAGTATCCCCGCCTGATTGTCTGCGACATCTCCGGTTACGGATCCGATGGTCCCTATCGCGACAAGAAAGCCTACGACCTGCTGATCCAGAGTGAATCCGGGTTCCTGTCGATTACCGGCGGTCCGGACTCACCGGCAAAAGCCGGCTGTTCCATTGCTGACATCGCTGCAGGGATGTACGCCTATACGAACATCCTCTCCGCGCTTCTGCAACGATCGAAAACCGGGTTGGGACGGGAAATCGATGTCTCGATGCTCGAGAGCATGGTGGAGTGGATGACGTATCCCCTTTACTACGCGTTCGATGGTGCATCCCCGCCACCTCGCGCCGGCGCTGCTCACGCGACCATCTACCCCTACGGCCCCTTCCCTGCCGGCGATGCAAAGACAGTCATGCTGGGATTGCAGAACGAGCGTGAATGGGGTGTCTTCTGCGCGCAGGTTCTGCTGGAACCTGAACTCGCCATCGATCCTCGTTTCAGTTCCAACTCGAAGCGGGTAGCGGCACGCGAGGTATTGCGCGAGATCATTGTCGCCGCATTCAGCAAACTGACTTCGGAAGAAGTCATCAGTCGGCTGGATGCCGCGCAGATCGCCAACGCACGGATGAATGATATGCCCGACGTGTGGTCGCATCCCCAGCTTAAAGAACGCAATCGCTGGGTGAACATCGATTCCCCTGCCGGCGTCATTCCCACCTTGCTGCCGCCAGGCGTCAGTACAGCATCCGATGTTCGACTGGACGCCGTGCCCGCGTTAGGTCAACACACCGAAGCCCTTTTGAATGAATTGGGTTTTTCGACAGATGCCATCCGCGAGCTTCGTGAAGCGGCCGTAATCTAA
- a CDS encoding LysR substrate-binding domain-containing protein, translating into MHFDLVDLRLITCIAETDSLTRGAERFHMSVPAASTRIKNLEESMGAKLLYRTSQGVTLTPPGQAFLHHARLVLSQLEQLRGDMQEYARGIKGHVRIFANTTATTEFLPNDLRDFLANHPDVNVELRERLSHDVVRAVSEGTADVGIVAGNVRPESLQVLPYRSDRLILAVSNSHPLAGKTSIPFEEASGFDFVGMPEASAIHTFLNRVASDMHKKLQVRIEVGNFEALCRMIEANVGIGVLPCSSAVRYVKTMNIRLVEIENDWATRNLLICVRNLDLLPSFARELVDLLTQKCKSDRESQSA; encoded by the coding sequence ATGCATTTCGATCTAGTTGATCTTCGTCTTATCACATGTATTGCTGAGACGGATAGCTTGACGCGTGGTGCCGAGCGATTTCATATGTCTGTACCCGCAGCGAGCACCCGGATCAAGAATCTGGAAGAAAGCATGGGGGCCAAACTGCTGTATCGGACCAGCCAGGGGGTTACCCTCACGCCACCGGGCCAGGCATTCCTACACCACGCACGGCTCGTCCTGTCGCAGCTCGAGCAGTTGCGTGGCGACATGCAGGAGTACGCGCGCGGCATCAAAGGTCATGTGCGGATCTTTGCGAACACCACCGCTACGACTGAATTCCTGCCTAACGACCTGCGTGACTTTCTCGCCAATCATCCCGACGTGAACGTCGAGCTTCGCGAACGGCTGAGCCATGACGTGGTGCGTGCGGTCAGTGAAGGCACTGCGGACGTCGGCATAGTCGCCGGCAATGTCAGGCCTGAATCCCTGCAAGTCCTGCCGTACCGCTCAGACCGGCTCATATTGGCGGTCTCGAATTCGCACCCCCTCGCCGGAAAGACCTCCATTCCATTTGAAGAGGCAAGCGGGTTTGACTTCGTCGGAATGCCCGAAGCCAGCGCGATTCATACCTTTCTGAACCGCGTAGCAAGCGACATGCACAAGAAACTTCAGGTGCGAATTGAAGTAGGTAACTTCGAAGCGCTGTGCCGAATGATCGAGGCCAACGTCGGGATCGGCGTGTTGCCCTGCTCGTCAGCGGTGCGCTACGTCAAAACCATGAACATCCGGCTCGTTGAAATCGAGAACGACTGGGCGACGCGCAATCTGCTGATCTGCGTGCGCAATCTCGACCTGCTGCCGTCTTTCGCGCGGGAACTGGTCGACCTTCTCACGCAGAAGTGCAAATCCGATCGCGAGTCCCAGTCGGCCTGA
- a CDS encoding acyl-CoA dehydrogenase family protein: MLANVDPYQDIREAVRDLCSNFPAEYFRKIDEERAYPETFVQALTDAGWLAALIPQEYGGSGLGLTEASVIMEEINRSGGNSGACHGQMYNMGTLLRHGSAEQKARYLPEIASGKLRLQSMGVTEPTTGSDTTKLKTTAVRKGDRYVVNGQKVWISRIQHSDLMILLARTTPIDQVAKKSEGMSIFLVDLHQAIGKGMTVRPIPNMVNHETNELFFDNLEIPVENLIGEEGKGFKYILDGLNAERTLIAAECIGDGYWFLDKVCKYVKERVVFGRPIGQNQGVQFPIARAHVNVEAASLMRYKACELFDAKQPAGAQANMAKLLAADASWEAANACLQFHGGFGFANEYDVERKFRETRLYQVAPISTNLILSYVAEHLLGLPRSF; this comes from the coding sequence GTGCTGGCTAACGTTGACCCCTATCAGGACATTCGCGAAGCGGTTCGCGATTTGTGTTCCAACTTCCCCGCCGAGTATTTCCGCAAGATCGACGAGGAACGAGCCTACCCCGAGACCTTTGTGCAAGCCCTAACCGACGCCGGTTGGCTGGCTGCCCTTATTCCACAGGAATATGGCGGCTCGGGGCTCGGACTGACCGAAGCTTCGGTGATCATGGAAGAGATCAACCGCAGCGGTGGCAATTCCGGCGCGTGTCACGGACAGATGTACAACATGGGGACACTGCTCAGGCACGGCTCGGCAGAGCAAAAGGCCAGGTACCTTCCGGAAATCGCCAGCGGAAAGTTGCGGCTTCAGTCGATGGGCGTGACCGAGCCGACGACCGGAAGCGACACCACCAAGCTCAAGACAACCGCGGTTCGCAAAGGCGACAGATACGTCGTCAACGGTCAGAAGGTGTGGATCTCCCGGATCCAGCATTCCGATCTCATGATTCTGCTGGCGCGGACCACTCCGATCGATCAGGTCGCGAAGAAATCCGAAGGCATGTCGATATTTCTGGTCGACCTGCATCAGGCGATCGGCAAAGGCATGACCGTTCGCCCCATCCCGAACATGGTGAATCACGAGACCAACGAACTCTTTTTCGACAACCTCGAGATTCCCGTCGAAAACCTCATCGGCGAAGAGGGTAAAGGCTTCAAGTACATCCTCGATGGCCTGAATGCCGAGCGGACATTGATTGCGGCTGAGTGTATCGGTGACGGGTACTGGTTCCTCGACAAGGTTTGTAAGTACGTCAAGGAACGCGTCGTCTTCGGCCGCCCGATCGGACAAAACCAGGGCGTGCAGTTTCCCATCGCCCGCGCGCACGTCAACGTCGAGGCGGCGAGCTTGATGCGATATAAGGCCTGCGAGCTTTTCGACGCCAAACAGCCAGCCGGCGCACAAGCCAACATGGCAAAGCTGCTCGCCGCGGACGCTTCGTGGGAGGCCGCGAATGCATGCCTGCAGTTCCACGGCGGCTTCGGTTTTGCGAACGAATATGACGTCGAACGCAAATTCCGTGAGACACGGCTCTATCAGGTCGCGCCGATCTCGACCAATCTCATTCTCTCGTACGTAGCCGAGCATCTGCTCGGGCTGCCGCGCTCTTTCTGA
- a CDS encoding MmgE/PrpD family protein translates to MSNTQILASFAANLKFEQIPKDVVARTEDLFLDWFGSALAGREARPVETIQKHAFAFGPQSGPCEVLISRRTTSPLFAAMINAAASHFAEQDDLHNSSVLHPATVVFPAAWAAAQALGRSGKEFIAASVAGYEVGIRVGEFLGRSHYKIFHTTGTVGTIAAAAAVGNLLRLNDKQMVNAFGSAGTQAAGLWEFLKDAADSKQLHTAKAAANGLLAAYLAADGFTGAKDIFEGAKGMGAGMSTLTHPDKLADALGRRWALIETSFKYHASCRHTHPAADALLQVIQREKLVPNDIETVVTHVHQAAIDVLGPVTDPRTVHQAKFSMGTVLALVAEFGHAGVREFDGHYKESRIAHFCNKVSMVLDPEVDTAYPSRWIGKVIVQTKDGRRFEGRVDDPKGDPGNTLTRAELEHKTITLGLYGNAATEDELKRSIASVWAVTDATVVPKLLTESKLEAQHG, encoded by the coding sequence ATGAGCAACACCCAGATTCTTGCTTCGTTTGCGGCCAATCTCAAGTTTGAACAGATCCCCAAAGACGTGGTGGCACGCACGGAAGACCTCTTCCTTGACTGGTTCGGATCAGCACTGGCTGGCCGCGAAGCGCGCCCCGTCGAGACGATCCAGAAGCACGCATTCGCTTTCGGGCCGCAGTCCGGTCCCTGTGAAGTACTGATCTCCCGCCGAACGACCAGCCCGCTCTTCGCGGCGATGATCAACGCCGCCGCATCGCACTTCGCTGAACAGGACGATCTCCACAACAGTTCGGTCCTGCACCCGGCAACCGTCGTCTTCCCCGCAGCATGGGCCGCCGCGCAAGCGCTTGGCCGAAGTGGCAAAGAGTTCATCGCTGCATCAGTCGCAGGCTATGAAGTAGGAATCCGTGTCGGTGAATTCCTCGGCCGGTCGCACTACAAGATTTTTCATACCACCGGTACGGTCGGTACGATCGCAGCCGCAGCAGCGGTCGGTAATCTTCTGCGATTGAACGACAAGCAGATGGTGAACGCGTTTGGCTCCGCCGGCACCCAGGCAGCCGGACTCTGGGAATTTTTGAAAGACGCCGCGGATTCCAAGCAACTGCATACGGCCAAGGCTGCGGCGAACGGTCTTCTCGCAGCCTACCTGGCGGCCGACGGCTTCACCGGCGCGAAGGACATCTTCGAGGGCGCAAAAGGCATGGGGGCCGGCATGTCCACGCTAACGCATCCGGACAAACTCGCCGACGCGCTCGGCAGGCGATGGGCGTTGATCGAAACGTCCTTCAAGTATCACGCTTCCTGCCGGCACACTCATCCGGCAGCCGATGCTCTGCTGCAGGTTATTCAGCGCGAGAAGCTCGTGCCGAATGACATCGAGACGGTGGTGACTCATGTTCACCAGGCTGCGATTGATGTCCTTGGACCGGTAACCGATCCGAGGACAGTCCATCAGGCGAAGTTCTCCATGGGCACCGTCCTCGCTCTGGTCGCGGAATTCGGCCATGCGGGCGTACGTGAGTTCGACGGCCATTACAAGGAAAGCAGGATCGCGCACTTCTGCAACAAAGTTTCGATGGTGCTCGACCCTGAGGTCGATACGGCTTATCCGTCACGCTGGATCGGAAAGGTCATCGTTCAGACGAAAGACGGCCGCAGGTTTGAGGGCCGCGTGGATGACCCCAAGGGTGATCCAGGCAACACGCTCACGCGCGCTGAACTCGAGCACAAAACGATCACGTTGGGTTTGTATGGCAATGCGGCCACTGAAGACGAACTCAAGCGCTCCATCGCGTCGGTATGGGCGGTTACCGATGCAACTGTCGTACCCAAACTGCTCACCGAATCGAAACTGGAGGCTCAACATGGCTGA
- a CDS encoding ABC transporter ATP-binding protein yields MLKITELSAHYGSVQALRGVSLSVKTGEIVTLIGANGAGKSTLMNTIFGHPRASGGTVEFDGQNISKLPSHAIGKLDIAVVPEGRRIFQRMTVLENLLMGDTSGNRRTADDLERMYEMFPILRSRASQRAGTLSGGEQQMLAIGRALMSQPRLLLLDEPSLGLAPIFIKKIFSVIKELNEQLGMTILLVEQNAHHALRVAHRGYVLQHGQIALDGSGAELLANPAVRAAYLEGNTAQLDAA; encoded by the coding sequence ATGCTTAAGATTACCGAACTCAGTGCCCACTATGGCAGCGTCCAGGCACTACGCGGGGTCAGTCTGAGTGTGAAGACCGGCGAGATCGTCACGTTGATCGGCGCGAACGGCGCAGGCAAGTCGACACTGATGAATACCATTTTCGGCCATCCACGGGCCAGCGGCGGCACGGTCGAATTCGACGGACAGAATATTTCGAAACTGCCATCGCATGCGATCGGCAAACTCGATATTGCGGTTGTGCCCGAAGGGCGCCGTATCTTTCAGCGGATGACCGTGCTCGAGAATCTCCTGATGGGCGATACATCGGGCAACCGCCGGACCGCGGATGATCTCGAACGCATGTACGAGATGTTCCCGATCCTGAGAAGCAGAGCCTCGCAGCGTGCCGGCACGCTGTCAGGAGGGGAGCAACAGATGCTCGCGATAGGACGCGCATTGATGTCACAGCCGAGATTGCTCCTGCTCGATGAGCCGTCGCTCGGTCTCGCGCCGATCTTCATCAAGAAGATTTTTTCGGTCATCAAGGAGTTGAACGAGCAGCTCGGGATGACGATTCTGCTTGTCGAACAGAACGCTCATCACGCTTTGCGCGTCGCGCATCGAGGGTACGTGCTCCAGCACGGACAGATCGCCCTCGACGGGAGCGGTGCTGAGTTGCTGGCCAACCCTGCTGTGCGGGCGGCGTATCTGGAGGGCAATACCGCTCAATTGGATGCGGCCTGA
- a CDS encoding ATP-binding cassette domain-containing protein, translated as MNASTSLLSVENLTMQFGGLRAIEDLSMTARAGEVTSVIGPNGAGKTTFFNCLTGFYKPTEGAITLGHPRHGTLRLDAMKNVDVARIGQVVRTFQNIRLFPRMTVLENLLIAQHNVLQDASRFSIAGALNARSFRRANDKAIDNALTWLERLSVRDMANKPAGDMPYGVQRRVEIARAMCAGPILLCLDEPAAGLNPRESAELTTLLTSLAREQGIGILLIEHDMSVVMKVSDHIVVLNHGKKIAEGLPSNIKVNPEVISAYLGEDDETSSHDEASQEKSAHA; from the coding sequence ATGAACGCCTCCACTTCGCTGCTCAGCGTTGAGAATCTCACAATGCAGTTTGGCGGGCTTCGCGCGATCGAAGACCTGTCCATGACGGCGCGCGCAGGAGAGGTGACGTCGGTGATCGGGCCGAACGGAGCCGGAAAGACGACATTTTTTAACTGCCTGACGGGCTTTTACAAGCCGACCGAAGGCGCCATTACGTTGGGGCATCCCCGTCATGGGACGCTTCGGCTGGATGCGATGAAGAATGTCGACGTGGCGAGGATTGGCCAGGTCGTGCGGACGTTCCAGAACATACGACTGTTCCCGCGCATGACCGTGCTCGAAAACCTGTTGATCGCCCAGCACAATGTGTTGCAGGACGCGTCCAGGTTCTCGATTGCTGGCGCACTCAACGCGCGGTCGTTTCGACGCGCGAACGACAAGGCGATAGACAACGCTTTGACGTGGCTCGAGCGCTTAAGCGTTCGGGATATGGCCAACAAACCTGCTGGCGACATGCCATACGGGGTGCAGCGTCGCGTCGAGATCGCGCGCGCGATGTGCGCAGGCCCCATTCTGCTCTGCCTGGACGAGCCGGCCGCCGGCCTCAATCCGCGCGAGTCGGCAGAACTCACCACTCTGTTGACCTCGCTCGCCAGGGAGCAGGGTATTGGCATATTGTTGATCGAGCACGATATGAGCGTCGTCATGAAGGTTTCAGACCATATTGTCGTGCTCAATCACGGGAAGAAAATTGCAGAAGGCTTGCCTTCCAACATCAAGGTGAATCCCGAGGTGATCAGCGCATACCTCGGCGAGGACGACGAGACGTCGTCACACGATGAAGCATCGCAGGAGAAATCAGCTCATGCTTAA
- a CDS encoding MaoC family dehydratase N-terminal domain-containing protein, producing MTAELNYLRSWIGRTQAEREFVSPRLAQQLAATLDYEDVPRAGGPLPPLWHWALFPHIVSQSQVGADGHPKRGGFLPPVPLPRRMWAGSRIWFERPPVVGSEVTRTSQILDVAAKEGRTGKLVFVRLRHELEDLEGPLISEEQDVVYRESATTAYTAATGPIAPAEFTWKQEIVPDPVLLFRYSADTFNGHRIHYDRTYAQEQEGYPALVVHGPLTATLLIDLVRRSLPGESIASFSFKAVNPLFDLAPFHLYAARAPGSTEVKLWAANSDGVLCVDAEATLTAPAYVFQK from the coding sequence ATGACTGCTGAACTCAACTACCTGCGCTCCTGGATCGGCCGTACACAGGCCGAACGCGAATTCGTCTCCCCACGTCTCGCGCAACAACTCGCCGCTACGCTGGACTATGAGGACGTCCCGCGTGCCGGCGGTCCGTTGCCTCCGCTGTGGCACTGGGCGCTTTTTCCTCACATTGTTTCGCAATCGCAGGTCGGCGCGGACGGACATCCGAAACGCGGTGGATTCCTGCCGCCAGTGCCACTGCCCAGACGTATGTGGGCGGGCAGCCGCATCTGGTTCGAGCGCCCACCCGTGGTCGGCAGCGAAGTCACCAGGACGTCGCAGATTCTCGACGTAGCCGCCAAGGAAGGACGCACCGGAAAGCTGGTGTTTGTGCGTCTGCGTCACGAACTGGAAGACCTCGAAGGTCCACTGATTTCAGAAGAACAGGACGTTGTGTACCGCGAGTCCGCGACGACGGCGTACACCGCGGCAACCGGCCCGATCGCGCCGGCGGAGTTCACCTGGAAGCAAGAGATCGTGCCCGACCCGGTCCTGCTCTTTCGCTACTCCGCCGATACCTTCAACGGACACCGCATTCACTATGACCGCACCTATGCCCAGGAGCAGGAAGGCTATCCGGCGCTGGTCGTCCACGGGCCGCTGACTGCGACGTTGCTGATTGATCTCGTCCGGCGCAGCCTTCCCGGCGAATCGATCGCGTCTTTCTCCTTCAAAGCGGTCAACCCGCTGTTTGACCTGGCCCCGTTTCATCTCTACGCGGCCCGCGCCCCCGGATCGACCGAAGTGAAGCTCTGGGCAGCCAATTCCGATGGCGTGTTGTGCGTCGATGCCGAGGCGACGCTAACGGCACCTGCGTATGTTTTTCAAAAATGA
- a CDS encoding NAD(P)H-dependent oxidoreductase — MKVLIVFAHPEPKSFNGALKDTAVSNLKAQGHEVQVTDLYQLKWRPELGVEDFVGERFNPDFLDLSAEQEHMFGTSTKPTPDVYAEQQKVLWSDLIIFQYPMWWFGMPAILKGWVDRVMTRGFAYATGRKYETGMFKGRKAMVSTTTGTAASLYEPDGVDGDINHILWPIHNGIFNYLGFDVLPPHVSWMPGRVSAEERQAYLDSYAARLRSLESTEPLFFHPFADFGPDQRLKPGVVARSGFQWNPVVGQSHDDAAETYTPKKIAKAG; from the coding sequence ATGAAAGTGCTCATCGTGTTCGCTCACCCCGAACCCAAGTCGTTCAACGGTGCGCTGAAAGATACGGCTGTCTCGAACCTGAAAGCGCAGGGGCACGAGGTTCAGGTAACCGACCTGTATCAATTGAAGTGGCGGCCCGAGCTCGGCGTCGAAGACTTCGTGGGTGAGCGTTTCAATCCTGACTTCCTCGATCTTTCGGCGGAACAGGAACATATGTTCGGGACGTCCACGAAACCGACGCCGGATGTTTACGCCGAGCAGCAGAAGGTGCTCTGGTCCGATCTGATCATCTTCCAGTATCCGATGTGGTGGTTCGGGATGCCGGCGATTCTGAAGGGCTGGGTGGATCGCGTGATGACCCGCGGATTCGCCTATGCGACCGGGCGAAAATACGAGACCGGTATGTTCAAGGGCCGCAAGGCGATGGTCTCGACCACGACGGGAACGGCCGCGAGCCTTTACGAGCCGGACGGTGTCGACGGTGATATCAATCACATTCTCTGGCCGATCCACAACGGGATCTTCAATTACCTTGGCTTCGATGTGCTGCCGCCGCATGTGTCGTGGATGCCTGGCCGCGTGAGCGCCGAGGAGCGGCAAGCGTACCTCGACTCCTACGCAGCGCGGTTGCGCTCGCTCGAGAGCACGGAGCCCTTGTTCTTTCATCCGTTTGCGGACTTTGGTCCCGACCAACGTTTGAAGCCAGGTGTCGTGGCACGTTCCGGCTTCCAATGGAACCCGGTCGTCGGCCAGTCGCATGATGATGCGGCAGAAACGTACACGCCGAAGAAGATTGCGAAGGCGGGATGA